One window of Quercus robur chromosome 5, dhQueRobu3.1, whole genome shotgun sequence genomic DNA carries:
- the LOC126728074 gene encoding NAC domain-containing protein 72-like: protein MKMKVGFRFDPRDENLINFLKNEVRGHQQRHLNHFVVKDCEVYGEIPPWEIYDSHTHYHLHTFGRKLFVFANLKTTGNRVCRAASCGTWLAKGKPRRILDSQGNLIGIDRMLNFKAKDHDSGKFNKTNWIMHEFSLANQESPRTNTVLCVIYKQNKGSDYEEAKGRVSTAAAEEVSIFNTTAVMSLEQEEAQAQQHRKRLCLEPNAGPDADVYSHEELAARLDNTSPDEALSQIFSDLPPLVELCSQSESDPVAYADLMKRLLH, encoded by the coding sequence ATGAAGATGAAGGTGGGTTTTCGATTTGATCCGAGGGATGAGAATTTGATAAACTTCTTGAAGAACGAGGTAAGGGGTCATCAACAGCGGCACCTAAATCATTTTGTTGTCAAGGATTGTGAGGTATATGGCGAAATTCCTCCATGGGAAATATATGATTCTCATACACACTACCATTTACACACCTTCGGCCGAAAACTCTTCGTGTTCGCCAACCTCAAAACAACCGGCAATCGTGTGTGCAGGGCTGCCTCTTGTGGAACCTGGCTTGCAAAAGGCAAGCCCAGAAGAATCCTTGATTCTCAGGGAAATCTTATTGGGATCGACAGGATGCTCAATTTTAAGGCCAAGGATCATGATTCGGGCAAATTCAATAAGACTAATTGGATAATGCACGAGTTCTCCCTTGCAAATCAAGAATCTCCTAGAACCAACACAGTCCTCTGTGTTatctataaacaaaataaagggtCAGATTATGAGGAGGCCAAAGGAAGAGTTTCTACTGCTGCTGCTGAAGAGGTCTCAATTTTCAATACAACTGCTGTGATGTCACTTGAACAGGAAGAAGCCCAAGCCCAACAACACAGAAAAAGACTGTGCCTTGAGCCTAATGCTGGCCCTGATGCAGATGTTTATTCGCATGAAGAACTTGCTGCAAGGTTGGATAACACATCCCCGGATGAAGCATTGAGCCAAATATTTTCTGATTTACCACCCTTGGTTGAACTATGCAGTCAATCCGAATCTGACCCTGTTGCTTATGCTGATCTGATGAAGAGATTGCTGCATTAA